In one Mycobacteroides chelonae genomic region, the following are encoded:
- a CDS encoding dolichyl-phosphate-mannose--protein mannosyltransferase has product MTVPATLPPTGETSRSSDGTESPGPRIPPADFGPTDRFQGWVMTAVITAIAALTRFINLGALTDRGTPVFDEKHYVPQGWQVVTNNGVEDNPGYGLVVHPPIGKQMIALGEWLFGYNAFGWRFAAALSGTILVLLVARIARRIGRSTLMGAIAGLLLIADGVSFVTARTALLDVYQALFVVAAFGALIVDRDQVRERLHNAYLDGRIGETAWGPRLGVRWWRFGAGILLGLACGTKWSGLYFIAFFGVLCIAFDIAARRAYGVQRPWAGTGVRDLGPALYALVVIPFLVYMASYWSWFASETAINRHAEGRQIGVGSWVPDALRSLWYYTHSVYTFHSTLTNANGNHHPWESKPWTWPMSLRPLLYGIEDKNIPGCGANSCVRAVLLVGTPAIWWLAVPVLLWATWATVVRRDWRYAAALVGYCAGWLPWFANIDRQMYFFYATPMVPFLVMMIAFIIGDFLRKPVANPERKTLRMFIATFYLAVVVTNFAWLYPILTGAAISPFMWNMEMWLPSWR; this is encoded by the coding sequence GTGACCGTGCCCGCAACCCTGCCGCCTACGGGGGAGACGTCTCGGAGCTCGGACGGCACCGAGTCCCCGGGGCCCCGGATACCGCCTGCGGATTTCGGGCCCACCGACCGGTTCCAGGGCTGGGTGATGACCGCCGTCATCACGGCAATTGCGGCGCTCACACGATTCATCAATCTCGGCGCCCTCACCGATCGCGGCACCCCTGTCTTCGACGAGAAGCACTACGTGCCACAGGGCTGGCAGGTGGTCACCAACAACGGCGTCGAGGACAATCCCGGCTATGGGCTGGTGGTGCATCCGCCCATCGGCAAACAGATGATCGCCCTCGGCGAATGGCTCTTCGGATACAACGCATTCGGCTGGCGGTTCGCCGCCGCACTCTCGGGCACCATCCTGGTGCTGCTGGTTGCCCGGATCGCCCGGCGGATCGGCCGGTCCACCCTGATGGGCGCCATCGCGGGACTGCTGCTGATCGCGGACGGCGTCAGCTTCGTGACCGCGCGCACCGCATTGCTCGACGTGTATCAGGCACTGTTTGTGGTGGCCGCCTTCGGCGCGCTGATCGTCGACCGTGATCAGGTGCGGGAGCGGCTGCACAACGCATACCTCGACGGGCGCATCGGCGAGACCGCGTGGGGGCCGCGTCTGGGCGTGCGGTGGTGGCGTTTCGGTGCCGGAATCCTGCTCGGATTGGCCTGTGGCACAAAGTGGTCAGGGCTGTACTTCATCGCATTCTTCGGAGTGCTGTGCATCGCCTTCGATATCGCGGCACGGCGCGCCTACGGCGTGCAGCGTCCCTGGGCGGGCACCGGGGTACGCGATCTGGGGCCGGCCCTATATGCGCTGGTGGTCATTCCGTTCCTCGTGTACATGGCCTCGTACTGGTCGTGGTTCGCCTCCGAGACGGCTATCAATCGGCATGCCGAGGGCCGTCAGATCGGTGTCGGCAGTTGGGTACCCGATGCCCTGCGCTCGCTGTGGTACTACACGCACAGCGTCTACACATTCCATTCGACGCTCACCAACGCCAACGGCAATCATCATCCGTGGGAATCCAAACCGTGGACGTGGCCGATGTCGCTGCGACCATTGCTCTACGGCATCGAAGACAAGAACATTCCCGGCTGTGGCGCCAATTCGTGTGTGCGCGCAGTGCTGTTGGTCGGCACCCCGGCCATCTGGTGGCTGGCGGTCCCGGTGCTGTTGTGGGCCACGTGGGCGACGGTGGTCCGGCGCGACTGGCGCTATGCGGCGGCACTGGTCGGCTACTGCGCGGGATGGCTGCCCTGGTTCGCCAACATCGACCGGCAGATGTACTTCTTCTACGCCACCCCCATGGTGCCGTTCCTGGTGATGATGATCGCGTTCATCATCGGCGATTTCCTGCGCAAGCCGGTGGCCAATCCGGAACGAAAAACGTTGCGAATGTTCATCGCCACGTTCTATCTGGCCGTGGTGGTTACCAACTTCGCGTGGCTGTATCCGATCCTCACCGGCGCCGCCATCTCACCGTTCATGTGGAACATGGAGATGTGGCTGCCCAGCTGGCGCTAG
- the rsmI gene encoding 16S rRNA (cytidine(1402)-2'-O)-methyltransferase gives MGNLLLAATPLGEPGDASPRLREALAKTAVVAAEDTRRVRALAKSLDVQISGQIISFYDQNEASRIEPLLADLEAGYDVLVVTDAGMPSISDPGYRLVAACVKQGIPIKCLPGPSAVTTALAVSGLPVDRFCFEGFAPRKQGARRRWLAELSAEPRTCVFFESPRRLAETLSDAVEVLGPERRAAVCRELTKTHEEVLRGTLRELAVWAEGEVLGEITVVLDGGRPAVPEIDTLVTRVEELMDDGMGLRESCAMAIGESGATLSRRDLYDAVVKARA, from the coding sequence ATGGGGAACTTGCTGCTGGCGGCGACACCGCTGGGGGAGCCCGGGGATGCCTCGCCCCGATTGCGTGAGGCGCTGGCCAAGACCGCGGTGGTGGCCGCCGAGGACACTCGTCGGGTCCGGGCGCTCGCCAAATCGCTGGATGTGCAGATCAGCGGCCAGATCATCAGTTTCTACGACCAGAACGAAGCCAGCCGCATCGAGCCGCTGCTGGCCGATCTGGAGGCCGGGTACGACGTGCTGGTGGTCACCGACGCGGGGATGCCCTCGATCAGCGATCCGGGGTATCGCTTGGTCGCCGCATGCGTGAAACAGGGGATACCGATCAAATGCCTACCCGGGCCGTCGGCGGTGACGACGGCATTGGCCGTTTCGGGGCTCCCGGTCGACCGTTTCTGTTTCGAGGGGTTCGCGCCGCGCAAGCAGGGGGCGCGGCGGCGTTGGCTTGCCGAGCTTTCGGCGGAGCCCCGCACCTGTGTGTTCTTCGAGTCGCCGCGCAGGCTGGCCGAGACTCTGTCCGATGCGGTGGAGGTGCTGGGCCCCGAACGCCGTGCGGCGGTATGTCGCGAGCTGACCAAGACCCATGAAGAAGTGTTGCGGGGCACCCTGCGTGAGTTGGCCGTCTGGGCCGAGGGCGAGGTGCTGGGGGAGATCACGGTGGTGCTCGACGGTGGTCGCCCCGCCGTCCCCGAAATCGACACCCTGGTGACCAGGGTGGAGGAGCTGATGGACGACGGCATGGGGTTGCGTGAGTCGTGCGCGATGGCCATCGGGGAGTCCGGCGCGACGCTGTCCAGGCGCGACCTTTACGACGCGGTGGTCAAAGCGCGGGCTTGA